Proteins from a single region of Ziziphus jujuba cultivar Dongzao chromosome 1, ASM3175591v1:
- the LOC107426718 gene encoding uncharacterized protein LOC107426718, whose product MIGVGKIKQYSNVLDKPLSKGKQEVSLSAFAFLFSELVQYNQTQVDNISELERRLEDAGYAVGARVLELLCHRDKGNRRETRLLGILSFVHSTVWKVLFGKVADSLEKGTEHEDEYMISEKELLVNRFISIPKDMGTFNCGAFVAGIVRGVLDGAGFPAVVTAHFVPVEGQQRPRTTILIKFAEEVLRREARLG is encoded by the exons ATGATTGGGGTTGGGAAGATCAAGCAATACTCCAATGTACTTGACAAGCCCCTCAGCAAGGGCAAACAGGAG GTCAGTTTGAGTGCTTTTGCATTCTTGTTTTCAGAGCTTGTGCAGTACAATCAGACACAAGTTGACAATATTTCAGAGCTAGAAAGGAG GCTCGAGGATGCAGGCTATGCTGTTGGTGCTCGAGTTCTGGAACTCCTTTGCCATCGAGATAAG GGAAACAGAAGGGAGACACGGTTGTTGGGTATTCTATCTTTTGTACACAGCACAGTGTGGAAGGTGTTATTTGGGAAG GTAGCTGACTCACTTGAGAAAGGCACTGAACATGAAGATGAGTACATGATTAGTGAGAAGGAGCTCCTTGTGAACAG ATTTATTTCAATCCCAAAAGACATGGGGACATTTAATTGTGGGGCATTTGTTGCTGGAATTGTAAGG GGTGTTTTGGATGGTGCTGGCTTTCCAGCTGTGGTAACAGCACATTTTGTACCTGTGGAGGGTCAGCAGCGACCTCGCACAACCATTCTAATAAAATTTGCTGAAGAG GTACTAAGAAGAGAAGCAAGGTTGGGTTGA
- the LOC107426730 gene encoding uncharacterized protein LOC107426730: MDKPSWLPTLVAQLSLVFALFLALKLGQPQKKFLYNKTSESRPLDLYFISIRGGFRPFNQQTHLLKQVDMVAKAYKARFVVSISELGVDDPLMKNATRQFSSLKIPWYTTRVSKEHDRGYFLKQVKMPYGKTLDIIGVNTGLLQDSVHGGSIGETGNNQLNWLRSTLETTISNWRIAVGFHPLVVCEETDEGKEAKQVFETLHQTFMKFEVNAYISGQGCTSNVHQGGIAYIGNPGPIAKGPYLALANGRSVFRRELDNGFLLHRVSSLEIVTYFVSSAGEVVHRTVLQQRGREVV; encoded by the exons ATGGATAAACCATCTTGGCTTCCTACTTTGGTTGCACAGCTGTCTCTGGTTTTTGCTCTTTTCCTTGCCCTTAAACTGGGTCAGCCTCAGAAGAAGTTCCTGTACAATAAGACAAGTGAGAGTAGACCTCTTGatctttattttataagtattagAGGAGGCTTCAGACCTTTCAATCAACAGACCCACCTTCTAAAACAG GTGGACATGGTAGCAAAGGCTTACAAGGCAAGGTTCGTGGTGAGCATTAGTGAGCTTGGGGTAGATGATCCACTTATGAAGAAT GCTACTCGGCAGTTCTCATCGCTGAAGATTCCCTG GTACACTACAAGAGTTTCAAAGGAACATGATAGGGGTTACTTCCTAAAGCAGGTCAAGATGCCTTATGGGAAAACCTTAGACATAATTGGGGTGAATACTGGGTTATTGCAG GATTCTGTGCATGGTGGATCAATAGGTGAAACCGGAAACAATCAGTTAAATTGGTTAAGAAGTACACTAGAAACGACCATTAGTAActg GCGCATTGCTGTTGGATTCCATCCGCTGGTTGTTTGTGAAGAAACGGACGAGGGAAAGGAAGCAAAGCAAGTTTTTGAGACTCTACACCAGACTTTCATGAAGTTTGAAGTG AATGCATACATAAGTGGGCAAGGTTGCACCAGCAATGTGCATCAAGGTGGCATTGCTTACATTGGGAACCCTGGCCCAATAGCAAAAGGACCTTACCTAGCTCTTGCAAATGGAAGATCAGTATTTAGAAG GGAATTGGACAATGGCTTCCTTCTTCATAGGGTTAGCTCGCTAGAGATT GTAACCTACTTTGTTAGCTCAGCTGGAGAAGTTGTGCACAGAACTGTACTCCAACAGAGAGGTAGGGAGGTCGTATAA